A window of the Henckelia pumila isolate YLH828 chromosome 3, ASM3356847v2, whole genome shotgun sequence genome harbors these coding sequences:
- the LOC140890845 gene encoding uncharacterized protein, which produces MVKPKTQSKKPQKRGVDFKKIKRKIGRKLPPPNNATNTEIKSKAIVLPEQSIASDKTGLAVSKKGLTLKELLQQTSHHNSKVRKDALLGIKNILLTHPAELKLHKLAVIEKMRERIGDHDKLVRENLYQLFKSVIFPGCKEDNQGPIVSLMMPYIFNAMTHLAIEVRLMAFKFFDLTVEHYPSSFSLYAEKILCNYEDILRKNQFLDDKGKLKSLLSGLARCLSLLPCDERDQSSFNNDVPSHNVLHAFESEAAQEPIRLADIIKKLKDLLPILVSCFLDFMPLVHSITQLDAQSCDCMQCILQSIDLIVRCMTCGGYGSESDQNGFLPYQKPDKIASDDGYLFPRAMKKLWDVFPLNLVDHLSGKDGDRISMLNVLIIQIFLRLNDWNYSPPSLVEKFLEFFESSLPTKIQVGKVLQENHLLALIPYIPKLTKRISGEWKSRTLQAFTAVFQNCNPESSMKLACLSAIEEMSALQEESWLYPDAADPTFLEYLMSWIRDLPSLLILLGDKNPLCSKTVLRLQLGLGQKAPVNSPISREIDNIQYGLLGFYCREVDKDICYGPFVRLRAEIQELAICCLRFFSFIDSLLLQSLVSCCLYDALEPYTLLRILEVLDCAFRDGQIQIAEYTSFHLTLLSRFQVYPEKDCPAVKYDGKSNRKTFNSVTSIVCKYLAQIGDDYLVFQMLEKIIVDQICGEISMDNKCAFLRLLVSLDSKPTRLSELSITKISHVLPQYLIDISLIFADDDQKATSAIIVKQRQYYLIPSFYMFHNSKQLANLVLDVMASWVSEVSSVFSTQLFHSSINRSTRVCAITSVLRHMYKDGKMRQILLSCNMQIQTVLQNLLTLLSSEKTNLTLEEKYKIQSAYDRLKVISGNDVT; this is translated from the exons ATGGTGAAACCGAAAACTCAGTCGAAGAAGCCGCAAAAACGTGGGGTGGACTTCAAA AAAATCAAACGAAAAATTGGTAGGAAATTGCCGCCACCGAATAATGCTACCAATACTGAAATAAAATCGAAAGCCATTGTTCTTCCTGAGCAAAGTATAGCATCCGACAAGACCGGTTTAGCGGTCAGTAAGAAGGGGTTGACACTGAAAGAGCTTCTCCAACAGACAAGCCATCACAATTCCAAAGTCCGAAAAG ATGCATTACTAGGAATAAAGAATATTTTGCTCACACACCCAGCTGAGCTGAAGCTGCATAAACTTGCTGTTATCGAGAAAATGCGGGAACGCATTGGTGATCACGACAAGTTGGTTCGTGAAAACCTGTATCAACTTTTTAAGTCAGTAATTTTCCCTGGATGCAAAGAG GATAACCAAGGTCCAATAGTTTCCTTGATGATGCCGTATATCTTTAATGCCATGACACATTTAGCAATTGAAGTGCGATTGAtggcttttaaattttttgacctcACCGTCGAGCACTACCCTTCTTCATTTTCCTTGTATGCTGAAAAG ATTCTCTGTAACTATGAAGATATATTACGTAAGAACCAATTTTTAGATGATAAGGGAAAATTAAAGAGCTTGCTGTCTGGATTGGCTCGCTGCTTATCGCTGTTGCCATGTGATGAAAGAGATCAATCGTCATTTAATAAT GATGTCCCTTCTCATAACGTTCTGCATGCATTTGAGTCTGAAGCTGCTCAAGAGCCTATCA GGCTTGCTGACATCATCAAGAAACTGAAGGATCTGTTGCCCATCCTAGTTTCTTGTTTCCTGGATTTCATGCCATTGGTGCATAGCATTACACAGTTAGACGCGCAATCATGTGATTGCATGCAGTGTATTCTTCAAAGCATAGATCTCATAGTCAGGTGTATGACTTGTGGGGGTTATGGAAGTGAATCAGATCAAAATGGTTTTCTACCTTATCAGAAGCCTGATAAGATAGCATCTGACGATGGATATTTATTCCCTAGAGCGATGAAGAAATTGTGGGATGTTTTTCCTCTCAACCTAGTTGATCATCTATCTGGAAAG GATGGAGATAGAATCTCAATGCTAAATGTGTTAATTATCCAAATATTTTTACGATTAAATGACTGGAACTACTCCCCCCCTTCTTTGGTGgagaagtttttggaattttttgagAGTTCACTGCCTACAAAG ATACAAGTGGGCAAGGTGCTTCAGGAAAACCACTTGCTTGCACTGATACCATACATCCCAAAACTAACCAAGCGAATTTCTGGTGAATGGAAATCTCGCACTCTTCAG GCTTTTACTGCAGTTTTCCAGAACTGCAATCCAGAGTCTTCGATGAAATTAGCTTGCCTTTCTGCAATCGAAGAAATGTCGGCTCTT CAGGAAGAGAGCTGGCTGTACCCAGATGCAGCTGATCCTACATTTTTGGAATATCTAATGTCCTGGATAAGGGATCTTCCATCATTGCTAATTTTATTGGGTGACAAAAACCCTTTATGTTCAAAG ACTGTCTTGCGCCTTCAACTTGGCCTCGGACAAAAAGCTCCAGTGAACTCTCCTATCTCTCGGGAAATTGACAATATTCAGTATGGTCTTTTAGGTTTTTACTGCAGAGAAGTTGACAAAG ACATATGCTATGGTCCATTTGTCAGGCTCCGTGCAGAAATTCAAGAACTTGCCATTTGTTGCCTTCGGTTTTTCTCTTTCATCGACTCTCTGCTTCTGCAGTCACTAGTTTCTTGTTGCTTGT ATGATGCTCTTGAGCCATATACACTTCTCCGCATTTTAGAAGTTCTGGACTGTGCCTTCAGAGATGGACAGATCCAGATTGCAGAATATACAAGTTTCCATCTAACTTTACTTTCAAGGTTCCAAGTTTATCCgg AAAAAGATTGTCCTGCTGTGAAGTATGACGGGAAGTCAAACCGCAAGACGTTTAATTCTGTCACTAGTATTGTCTGCAAATATTTGGCACAGATTGGTGATGATTATCTTGTTTTCCAGATGCTGGAGAAGATAATCGTTGATCAAATT TGTGGTGAAATATCGATGGACAACAAGTGCGCTTTTCTCCGGTTGCTCGTCTCCCTTGATTCCAAACCGACGAGACTTTCTGAACTGAGCATCACCAAGATTAGCCATGTCCTTCCGCAATACTTGATTGATATCTCTCTT ATTTTTGCGGATGATGACCAGAAGGCGACTTCTGCCATAATTGTGAAACAAAGACAATATTATCTGATACCTTCCTTTTATATGTTTCATAATAGTAAACAACTTGCAAATCTTGTTCTAGATGTCATGGCTTCTTGGGTTTCTGAGGTTAGCTCAGTGTTTAGTACTCAACTTTTTCATTCCTCCATCAACCGTTCGACGAGGGTATGTGCCATTACCTCTGTACTTCGTCATATGTACAAAGATGGCAAGATGAGGCAAATTCTGTTGTCATGCAACATGCAAATACAAACTGTGTTACAGAATCTGCTAACTTTACTG TCATCGGAAAAAACAAACTTGACGTTAGAGGAAAAGTACAAAATTCAAAGTGCATATGATCGTTTGAAAGTTATCAGTGGCAATGATGTGACATGA
- the LOC140891973 gene encoding receptor-like kinase TMK3 — protein sequence MEVKAKIRIVAVLFLFGFSVVCSVTDPNDLAILNEFRKGLENAELLNWPINGDDPCGPPSWSHVFCSGGRVTQIQVRGLGLKGPLPKNFNQLSMLQNLGLQQNQFSGSLPSFSGLSELRYAYLDYNNFNTIPSDFFKGLVNLEVLALDNIPLNATKGWFLPSDLQDSAQLKNLSLMNCNLAGPLPEFLGNMSSLEVLKLSLNRISGTIPESFRGSLLTILWLNGQTDGMTGPIDVVSSMVSLTSLWLHGNHFSGKIPENIGDLASLQDLNLNRNDLVGLIPAGIANMALVHLDLNNNHFMGPIPKFKAVNYTYSSNPFCLPNPGTLCAPEVMALLDFLDGVNYPSKLVQSWSGNDPCASWFGVTCDVNRHVDIINLQSSNLYGTLSPSLAELDSLTRISLQSNNLSGPIPTNWTGLKSLILLNLSENNLSPPVPNFSDNVKLFLSGNSLLNLNPESPSQGNNSVSPSSRPSPVPFSPTVGSTFNSSSSTYIEGNRSKNPKIFAIVAPVASFAILVCLVVPLSIYICKNKKTRDPAPSSSLVVHPREPSDSENTVKIVVADNTNRSMSSLATSGSASINSSESHVVEAGNLVISVQVLRNMTKNFAPENELGRGGFGVVYKGELDDGTKIAVKRMEGAVFSSKALDEFQSEIAVLSKVRHRHLVSLLGYSVQGNERILVYEYMHQGALSKHLFHWKEFQSEPLSWKRRLNIALDVARAMEYLHTLAHQSFIHRDLKSSNILLGDDFRAKVSDFGLVKLAPDGKKSVVTRLAGTFGYLAPEYAVTGKITTKADVFSFGVVLMELLTGMMAIDEERPEEIQYLVGWFWQVKSNKEKLTAAIDQALDLKDETFDSILSVSELAGHCTAREPGQRPDMGHAVNVLASLVEKWKTIDDDTVEYCGIDYSLPLNQMVKDWQEAEGKCSSYMDLEDSKGSIPARPAGFAELFTSSDGR from the exons ATGGAGGTTAAAGCCAAGATTAGGATCGTTGCGGTGCTTTTTCTCTTTGGGTTTTCGGTTGTTTGTAGTGTTACGGACCCTAATGATTTAGCTATTTTGAATGAGTTCAGAAAAGGTTTGGAAAATGCAGAGCTTTTGAACTGGCCTATCAATGGCGACGACCCTTGTGGTCCTCCGAGCTGGAGTCATGTGTTTTGTTCTGGTGGCAGGGTTACGCAGATTCAGGTCAGAGGGTTGGGTTTGAAAGGCCCTTTACCTAAAAATTTCAACCAGTTGTCTATGCTGCAGAATTTAGGCCTTCAGCAGAACCAGTTTAGTGGGAGTTTGCCCTCTTTCAGTGGGTTGTCTGAATTGAGATATGCTTATTTGGATTACAACAATTTTAACACAATCCCGTCAGATTTCTTTAAAGGGCTTGTGAATTTGGAGGTTTTGGCATTGGATAACATCCCTTTGAATGCCACCAAGGGCTGGTTTTTGCCTTCTGACTTGCAAGATTCAGCCCAGTTGAAGAATCTCTCTCTTATGAACTGCAATTTGGCTGGTCCTTTGCCTGAGTTCTTGGGAAATATGTCGTCTTTAGAGGTCTTGAAACTGTCTTTGAATCGAATTTCAGGTACCATCCCGGAGAGTTTTCGGGGATCTCTTTTGACAATTCTATGGTTAAATGGGCAAACAGATGGCATGACTGGTCCAATTGATGTGGTTTCAAGCATGGTCTCACTCACTAGTCTCTGGCTCCATGGAAACCATTTTTCAGGTAAAATCCCTGAAAATATCGGTGATTTAGCATCTTTGCAAGATCTTAATCTCAATAGAAACGATCTTGTTGGTTTAATTCCTGCCGGAATAGCAAATATGGCGTTAGTCCATCTAGATTTGAACAACAATCATTTCATGGGTCCTATACCAAAATTCAAAGCCGTTAATTATACTTATTCATCAAATCCATTTTGTCTTCCAAATCCTGGAACTCTCTGCGCACCAGAAGTTATGGCGCTCTTAGATTTTCTTGATGGGGTAAATTACCCCTCCAAGCTCGTCCAATCATGGTCTGGCAATGATCCATGTGCATCTTGGTTTGGAGTGACTTGTGATGTTAATAGACATGTGGATATCATAAACTTGCAAAGCTCTAATCTTTATGGTACTTTAAGCCCTTCACTTGCAGAGCTTGATTCGCTTACCCGTATATCACTGCAGTCCAACAATCTATCTGGTCCGATCCCAACAAATTGGACTGGTTTGAAATCTTTAATTTTGTTGAATTTGAGTGAAAACAACCTCTCCCCTCCTGTTCCTAATTTTAGTGACAATGTAAAGCTTTTTCTAAGTGGAAACTCTCTATTAAACTTGAATCCTGAATCACCTTCACAAGGTAATAACTCTGTTTCTCCGAGTTCACGACCCTCACCTGTCCCATTTTCACCAACAGTTGGTTCCACatttaattcttctagttcaacATATATAGAAGGGAATCGTTCCAAGAATCCTAAGATATTCGCCATTGTTGCACCTGTTGCTAGTTTTGCGATTCTTGTTTGCTTGGTCGTGCCATTGTCTATTTATATCTGCAAGAACAAAAAAACCAGGGACCCTGCTCCAAGCTCCTCCCTTGTGGTTCACCCAAGAGAGCCATCTGATTCAGAAAACACAGTAAAAATTGTTGTTGCTGATAACACAAATAGAAGCATGTCTTCTTTAGCTACAAGTGGCTCTGCAAGCATAAACAGTAGTGAGTCCCATGTGGTTGAGGCCGGAAATCTTGTCATATCGGTTCAAGTTCTTCGAAATATGACCAAGAATTTCGCTCCCGAAAATGAACTTGGTCGTGGTGGTTTTGGTGTAGTTTACAAGGGAGAATTGGATGATGGGACTAAAATAGCCGTGAAAAGGATGGAAGGTGCAGTGTTTAGCAGCAAGGCATTAGACGAATTTCAATCCGAAATCGCTGTTCTTTCCAAAGTTCGTCACCGGCATTTAGTATCTCTTTTGGGATATTCAGTCCAAGGAAACGAAAGGATTCTTGTTTACGAGTACATGCATCAAGGTGCCCTCAGCAAGCATCTTTTTCACTGGAAGGAATTTCAATCAGAGCCTCTTTCTTGGAAGAGAAGGCTAAATATTGCCCTAGATGTCGCTCGGGCAATGGAGTACCTTCATACTCTTGCTCATCAAAGTTTTATACACCGCGACCTCAAATCTTCTAATATCTTACTTGGTGACGATTTTCGAGCTAAAGTATCAGATTTTGGGCTTGTCAAACTAGCCCCTGATGGCAAAAAATCTGTGGTGACACGGCTAGCCGGAACTTTTGGATACCTAGCTCCTGAATATGCAG TGACAGGTAAAATCACCACAAAAGCTGATGTATTCAGCTTTGGTGTCGTGTTAATGGAACTATTAACCGGAATGATGGCCATCGACGAGGAAAGACCTGAGGAAATCCAATACTTGGTTGGATGGTTCTGGCAAgttaaatcaaataaagaaaAGTTAACGGCAGCCATTGATCAAGCACTAGACCTAAAAGATGAAACATTTGATAGCATCTTAAGCGTGTCGGAGCTTGCCGGACACTGCACCGCGCGGGAGCCTGGCCAACGACCCGATATGGGGCATGCTGTCAATGTCTTGGCATCTCTGGTCGAGAAATGGAAGACAATAGACGATGATACTGTGGAATATTGTGGTATTGATTATAGCCTCCCGCTTAACCAAATGGTGAAAGATTGGCAAGAGGCGGAAGGGAAATGTTCTAGTTATATGGACCTTGAGGATAGTAAGGGGAGTATTCCGGCCAGGCCTGCCGGATTTGCCGAGTTGTTCACTTCATCCGATGGGCGGTAG